In one window of Thermotoga sp. Mc24 DNA:
- a CDS encoding PspC domain-containing protein, with the protein MKQLKRSRKNRIIAGVCGGFAEYFNVDPTLVRLIWVLITLAWGAGLLLYMIAWLIIPEEEVKTESEEKPLQNAEGLKVLVGGLLIFLGIVFLASAFFPIFFGVAWKVVLAVLLVIFGVLLLLRRDEK; encoded by the coding sequence ATGAAACAGCTCAAAAGGTCCAGAAAGAACAGGATCATAGCGGGTGTCTGTGGAGGATTTGCGGAGTACTTCAACGTCGATCCGACTCTCGTAAGATTGATCTGGGTTCTCATCACACTCGCGTGGGGAGCGGGTCTTCTGCTCTACATGATCGCCTGGTTGATCATACCTGAAGAAGAGGTGAAAACAGAAAGCGAAGAAAAACCACTTCAAAACGCAGAAGGGTTGAAAGTGTTAGTCGGTGGGCTTCTCATTTTTCTGGGAATCGTCTTTCTCGCGTCCGCTTTTTTCCCAATCTTCTTCGGTGTGGCATGGAAGGTGGTTCTTGCCGTTCTGTTAGTGATCTTTGGTGTTCTCCTTCTTCTGAGGAGAGATGAAAAATGA